One window of the Chryseobacterium camelliae genome contains the following:
- a CDS encoding FecR family protein has protein sequence MDEQRILDELKIVPLLTKILRGEDLTVLEEKAVEVWLSQSSENRAFFEHLKDDEHVARELLKRELAGASTTSELEKLHGVLKKRQSHYKRVVFWTSAAAVFLFFSLTLLLYRYYQSRESILETVNMATADIDPGKDQATLTFDDGQIIDLQGKTVESDASGVTYLDGKAVSAPKTQFATLTTPRKGQYKAVLPDGTTVWLNAESKLKYPTKFAGAERLVELEGEGYFEVTHNASSPFIVESKGQRVKVLGTKFNINSYANEEYSRTTLISGSVELRNLQNELLVRLKPGEQGRFVLGGIDVKKVDAESFIGWTENEFQFKGAQLAEVLRQLERWYDIDVDYKYVPNTKVYATISRNKKLTSVLYALGEITDLNFKMSGRRIEIKK, from the coding sequence ATGGATGAGCAACGTATTCTTGATGAGTTAAAGATTGTCCCGCTTCTGACAAAGATTTTAAGAGGAGAGGATCTGACTGTTCTCGAAGAGAAGGCGGTTGAGGTCTGGCTCAGTCAGAGCAGTGAGAACCGTGCTTTCTTTGAACACCTGAAAGACGACGAGCATGTTGCCCGTGAACTTTTAAAGCGGGAGCTTGCTGGTGCCAGCACTACTTCGGAACTTGAAAAATTACATGGGGTATTGAAGAAACGCCAATCCCATTATAAGCGCGTTGTCTTTTGGACCTCCGCTGCCGCCGTATTCCTGTTTTTTTCGCTTACCCTGCTTCTGTACAGGTATTATCAGTCCAGAGAGTCTATTCTTGAGACCGTCAATATGGCCACGGCCGACATTGACCCGGGTAAGGATCAGGCGACATTGACTTTCGACGATGGTCAGATCATTGATCTGCAAGGAAAGACCGTGGAGAGCGATGCCAGTGGCGTAACCTATCTGGATGGCAAAGCTGTTTCAGCGCCAAAGACGCAGTTTGCGACACTGACTACACCACGTAAAGGGCAATATAAAGCAGTACTACCGGATGGAACGACCGTTTGGCTGAATGCCGAATCCAAACTTAAGTATCCTACAAAATTTGCAGGTGCGGAACGCCTGGTTGAACTTGAAGGTGAAGGCTATTTTGAAGTTACGCATAATGCTTCAAGTCCATTTATAGTTGAATCTAAAGGCCAGCGGGTCAAGGTTCTTGGAACAAAGTTCAATATCAATTCGTATGCTAACGAGGAATATTCAAGGACAACACTTATTAGCGGAAGTGTTGAACTAAGAAATTTACAAAATGAGTTATTAGTAAGACTGAAACCTGGGGAGCAGGGTAGATTTGTGCTGGGTGGTATTGACGTCAAAAAAGTTGATGCGGAGTCTTTCATCGGATGGACTGAGAATGAATTCCAATTTAAAGGAGCTCAACTGGCGGAGGTTCTGCGGCAACTGGAGCGGTGGTACGATATCGATGTGGATTATAAGTATGTTCCCAATACAAAAGTCTATGCTACAATCAGCCGAAATAAGAAATTGACGAGTGTACTCTATGCGCTTGGAGAAATTACAGATTTAAATTTTAAAATGAGCGGAAGGAGGATTGAGATCAAGAAATAA
- a CDS encoding RNA polymerase sigma factor, with the protein MTPRNVIDERALLSQFQSGDKLAFDRIFTMFHSSLVFFADRLLLNIGMEISKEIVLDIFLKLYDRREGFETLSNIKAFLYISVRNSCIKAIEKEKVNQKRFDLYSKNYDEFEKNVLDSIVQTEVYEELYRAIDLLPEQYRLIMGRLVSGDTPKEISEELGIPVSTINTQKSRALSLLKKSLSGAGIALLMIYS; encoded by the coding sequence ATGACACCCCGAAATGTGATCGACGAAAGGGCACTGCTTTCCCAGTTTCAAAGCGGTGATAAACTGGCTTTTGACCGTATTTTCACGATGTTTCACTCTTCATTGGTATTTTTTGCAGATCGGTTACTTCTGAATATCGGGATGGAAATTTCAAAGGAGATCGTGCTGGACATATTTCTGAAATTATATGACCGAAGGGAAGGATTTGAAACGCTGTCAAATATCAAAGCTTTTCTATACATATCCGTAAGAAATAGTTGTATCAAAGCGATTGAAAAGGAAAAAGTGAACCAAAAGCGGTTTGACCTTTACTCGAAGAACTATGATGAGTTTGAAAAAAATGTACTGGATAGTATTGTTCAGACCGAAGTATATGAGGAGCTTTACAGAGCAATTGATCTGTTGCCTGAACAATACCGGCTTATCATGGGCAGGCTTGTCAGCGGTGATACGCCAAAAGAAATATCCGAGGAGCTCGGTATTCCTGTCAGTACGATTAATACCCAAAAATCAAGAGCGCTTTCGCTACTGAAAAAATCCCTCTCAGGTGCCGGAATCGCACTTTTAATGATTTATTCATAA
- a CDS encoding dsDNA nuclease domain-containing protein has product MSIHKLYLFAKDTDAPATEQGFQYQKLKTLKTWLENRINQAHETIYCDYEEDIFQRDFEKGKSKFRQVKLYSSNFSFSKEEVTKSLAHFFMLFVKEDYSADEVSFVFETNSNVARAYGENDAELLREWAANYGKLSEELQQRCRERVKTIIDEYVEKAISAATSQKRIEEFREAKEIYDQLTEETWNKFISSIEWQFDAIPQEEAIPLLLSEIEDLVLQLPLPVDSKKVSTYISVLHYEITQRTGKTAPEESALTNQLLDFLILNEGSEAQRWYADVYQKWSAVENITEFNVGSFYEVISAARHCRWELSDSEHERLWLTLLKKYIDLDQTIIVCRRKAIYEYIFLTLSPDPKNFQHKGEITDQQELIRYYFNHMGDRNTFSDIEDDIVLLEIIQAQQYFREKFLEDAEIEGWVAGVEQEINVKLGNPTTVDELCKAFELQGHFVFHGNQQIPLIDRTNASIAIYRKIIELLPDTKTYSISTLHDQLTQILENLIVIGGHPAVVKLIEDFCDEIEEQAGKTERNHHSAQNLVKRGKAYLSNPSFKNNLNALECFHKAKSLYFLDDTKEGFILGLLVTAQVYSTLKLNFAAKYYGLCALHACFHLGDYKTLKRISDSYAVIFQADFTQGAWISALYTFKKYLHARKEFTTEEVDLEKDEMLRKTLLDISMLLGSSTKLREDLTAFLNYQKSSFGSPFPEMVDAMASGIIPTLEGQSDLYKLLERKLVDIPLNDLGPVREIRFQFYGMQWQIAFPNDAVSNGVAEEFCALLQITLAEIAALGTNPRFNSPIVRINIQVAENYDRSPEFRQENEKLSWDVFIPSTITRTKEEIQDHYGFIGSCINTILRNLSQIREEEFAAMSEDLIKTKKLSEKGLSLSSYQTVYFDLLTSEEFNDARRADFTSNRT; this is encoded by the coding sequence ATGTCCATACATAAACTCTATTTATTTGCAAAAGATACTGATGCGCCAGCCACAGAACAGGGATTCCAGTACCAAAAATTAAAGACATTAAAAACATGGCTGGAAAACCGGATCAACCAAGCCCATGAAACTATTTATTGTGACTATGAAGAAGATATTTTCCAACGGGATTTTGAAAAGGGTAAATCTAAATTCAGGCAGGTCAAACTTTATTCTTCCAATTTTTCTTTTTCAAAGGAAGAAGTCACCAAAAGTCTGGCTCATTTTTTTATGCTCTTTGTTAAGGAGGATTATAGTGCGGATGAGGTTAGTTTTGTCTTTGAAACAAATTCAAATGTTGCTAGAGCCTATGGGGAAAACGATGCCGAACTTCTGCGTGAATGGGCAGCAAATTATGGGAAACTGAGTGAAGAACTACAGCAGAGATGTCGCGAACGGGTCAAAACAATCATTGATGAATACGTAGAAAAAGCGATTTCCGCCGCCACGTCGCAAAAGCGCATTGAGGAATTCAGGGAGGCTAAAGAAATCTATGATCAGCTAACTGAGGAAACCTGGAATAAGTTCATTTCCTCGATTGAGTGGCAATTTGATGCCATCCCTCAGGAAGAGGCCATTCCTCTTTTACTCTCAGAAATCGAAGATTTAGTCCTTCAGCTCCCGCTTCCGGTAGACTCGAAAAAAGTGTCAACTTATATTTCGGTTCTCCACTATGAAATTACGCAACGCACAGGAAAAACAGCTCCCGAAGAAAGCGCACTTACCAATCAATTACTGGATTTTCTTATCCTAAATGAAGGTTCAGAGGCACAGAGATGGTACGCAGATGTTTATCAAAAATGGTCAGCAGTAGAGAATATTACAGAATTTAATGTGGGATCTTTCTACGAGGTGATCAGTGCCGCAAGGCACTGCAGATGGGAGCTTTCCGACAGTGAGCATGAAAGATTATGGCTTACACTGCTTAAAAAATATATTGATCTGGATCAAACGATTATTGTCTGCAGACGAAAGGCTATCTATGAATATATATTTCTTACCTTATCACCTGATCCTAAAAATTTTCAGCATAAAGGGGAAATTACAGACCAGCAGGAGCTGATCCGGTATTACTTTAACCACATGGGGGATAGGAATACTTTCAGTGATATTGAGGACGATATTGTACTGCTGGAAATTATTCAGGCCCAGCAGTATTTTCGTGAAAAGTTTCTGGAGGATGCGGAAATCGAAGGATGGGTAGCCGGAGTAGAACAGGAAATTAATGTGAAATTGGGTAACCCGACGACAGTGGATGAACTCTGTAAGGCATTTGAGCTACAAGGACATTTCGTGTTCCATGGAAATCAACAGATTCCACTGATCGATCGCACAAACGCCTCAATTGCTATCTATAGGAAAATAATAGAGCTTTTACCGGACACTAAAACCTACAGTATTTCCACATTGCATGATCAATTGACGCAGATTTTGGAAAATTTGATTGTAATCGGGGGCCATCCTGCGGTGGTTAAGCTTATTGAAGATTTTTGTGATGAAATAGAGGAACAGGCAGGTAAAACTGAACGCAATCACCATTCGGCACAAAACCTGGTAAAACGTGGAAAGGCTTATTTGAGTAATCCATCCTTTAAAAACAATCTAAATGCATTAGAATGTTTTCATAAGGCAAAAAGCTTATATTTTCTTGACGATACAAAGGAAGGTTTTATTCTCGGATTGTTAGTCACAGCTCAGGTGTATTCAACTTTAAAATTGAACTTTGCTGCTAAATATTATGGTCTATGTGCCTTGCACGCATGCTTTCACCTGGGAGATTATAAAACGCTGAAAAGAATAAGCGACAGTTACGCTGTCATATTTCAGGCCGATTTTACACAGGGGGCCTGGATCAGCGCACTATATACATTTAAAAAATACCTCCATGCCCGAAAGGAATTTACGACAGAAGAAGTAGACCTGGAAAAAGACGAAATGTTAAGGAAAACCCTACTCGACATCTCAATGCTCCTTGGAAGCAGTACTAAACTTCGTGAAGATCTGACTGCATTTTTAAATTACCAGAAAAGTAGCTTTGGAAGTCCTTTTCCCGAAATGGTTGACGCAATGGCAAGTGGGATCATACCAACGCTAGAGGGTCAAAGTGATTTGTATAAGCTGCTGGAAAGAAAATTGGTCGATATTCCTTTAAATGATTTGGGGCCTGTGCGTGAAATCAGGTTCCAATTCTATGGTATGCAGTGGCAAATTGCTTTTCCTAACGATGCGGTTTCTAATGGAGTTGCGGAGGAATTCTGTGCATTGCTTCAGATCACTTTAGCAGAAATTGCCGCTCTGGGAACCAATCCCCGATTTAATTCGCCAATTGTGAGGATAAATATCCAGGTTGCTGAAAATTACGATCGCTCCCCGGAGTTCCGACAGGAAAATGAGAAGCTCAGCTGGGATGTTTTTATACCATCGACCATTACCCGCACGAAAGAGGAAATTCAAGATCATTACGGCTTTATAGGATCGTGTATAAATACCATACTCAGGAATTTAAGTCAGATTCGAGAAGAAGAATTTGCTGCAATGTCTGAGGATCTTATTAAAACAAAAAAGTTAAGTGAAAAAGGACTTTCACTCAGCAGTTATCAGACCGTATATTTTGATCTGCTCACCAGTGAAGAATTTAATGATGCTCGTAGAGCGGACTTCACTTCAAACCGAACTTAG
- a CDS encoding DNA polymerase III subunit alpha, which produces MFLNCHSFHSLRYGTLSIDELISQALALGIEELVLTDINTVTGIYEFKKKCEKNNIRPVVGVEVRKGSELYYITIAKDFRGLSEVNRMLTSYNCDGFDLPLQPDLRDNFIIYPLDNFPKNLRDNEYIGIREDELNLLIRPELKRLISKMVVLCPVTFSTKKEYNLHRILRAIDNNLLLSKLPEKEVCRKSEYFRSVDSIHRIYRHYPEIIENTQKLLSKCSFDFAFSTPRNRKHYTGTKADDLKLLTRLAYAGLERRYGRNHEQAKQRIEKELKVIDELNFSGYFLITWDIIRYSNSMGFMHVGRGSGANSIVAYCLGITDICPIELDLYFERFLNLNRKSPPDFDIDWSWQERDIILDYIFNRYGKEYVAFCGTNVEFKYRSIIREVGKAFGLPKEELDELSKYPERVFRDDIVKQVQKYGKLLEKFPNQRSMHSCGIIISEEPLTNFTALELPPKGFPIVQWDMHVAEEVGFEKFDILSQRGLGTINDTVRLLEEKRGIKVNIKDTTISKDEQKCNEYLSQGRTIGCFYIESPAMRGLLRRLKCDNYKVLVAASSIIRPGVAQSGMMREYIFRHNNPDKFEYFHPVFENQLGETYGIMVYQEDVIKIALHYGGVSAADGDILRRAMSGKGRSLSALQKVKDDFFASCREQGHPEELSKEIYRQIESFAGYSFCKAHSASYAVESYQSLYLKVYYPLEFMVSAINNMGGFYRTEVYVHEARMSGGIILNPCVNRSEYETTIYGEEIYLGLMLLEKVESKLAQLIPKERKANGEYRSMEDFIKRVPIGIETLQTLIFIGAFRFSGVPKNELLLKARILLGDFKPEKRFQTLFEEPAKEYKFPELKRNMFEDAFDEIEILSFPVSCTPFDLLQTKYRGTVMAKELTHHHKKEVKMLAYLISRKHVPTKRGTMYFGTWIDVEGNYFDTAHFPNCLEKYPFQGGGCYLLLGIVEVDFHFPTITITKMAKMPFIADPRYSHDEEKKYEAQQRIKEDVSLTFRAPYPQEHEIGLPRKKL; this is translated from the coding sequence ATGTTTTTAAACTGCCATTCCTTTCACAGCCTTCGTTATGGAACGCTTTCCATAGATGAACTTATTTCGCAGGCATTAGCTCTGGGAATAGAGGAACTTGTTCTAACCGATATAAATACGGTAACCGGTATCTACGAATTTAAAAAGAAATGTGAAAAAAATAATATTCGTCCGGTTGTAGGGGTGGAAGTGCGTAAAGGTAGTGAACTGTACTATATAACAATTGCTAAGGACTTTAGAGGACTTTCAGAAGTAAACAGAATGCTTACTTCGTATAATTGTGATGGGTTCGATTTACCGTTACAGCCGGATTTAAGGGACAATTTTATTATTTATCCTTTGGATAATTTCCCTAAAAATCTTCGTGATAATGAATATATCGGTATCCGTGAGGATGAACTCAATCTGTTGATAAGACCTGAATTAAAAAGGCTAATATCAAAAATGGTTGTTCTCTGCCCGGTTACATTTAGTACAAAGAAGGAATATAATCTTCATAGGATCTTACGTGCCATTGATAACAATTTACTTCTTTCCAAACTTCCGGAAAAAGAAGTGTGCAGAAAATCGGAATATTTTCGTTCTGTGGATTCAATACATAGAATTTATCGTCACTATCCCGAAATTATTGAGAATACGCAAAAATTACTTTCAAAATGCAGCTTTGATTTTGCGTTTTCGACGCCCAGAAATAGAAAACATTATACAGGTACAAAGGCCGATGACCTTAAACTTCTGACCCGTTTAGCTTATGCGGGATTGGAAAGACGGTACGGTAGAAATCATGAGCAGGCAAAACAGCGGATTGAGAAAGAGCTAAAGGTCATCGACGAATTGAACTTTAGCGGTTATTTTCTGATTACATGGGATATCATCCGATACAGTAATAGCATGGGCTTTATGCATGTGGGACGTGGGAGCGGAGCGAACTCGATAGTCGCTTATTGTCTCGGTATTACAGATATATGTCCGATTGAGCTTGATCTATATTTTGAAAGGTTCTTGAATCTTAACCGAAAAAGTCCGCCTGACTTTGATATTGATTGGTCATGGCAGGAAAGAGATATTATTCTGGATTATATTTTCAATAGATACGGTAAAGAGTATGTCGCCTTCTGCGGTACTAATGTAGAGTTTAAATACCGTTCTATCATTCGGGAAGTAGGCAAAGCATTTGGACTTCCCAAGGAGGAGCTTGACGAGCTCAGCAAATATCCAGAGCGTGTATTTCGGGACGATATAGTAAAGCAGGTGCAGAAGTATGGGAAGCTGCTTGAAAAATTTCCTAACCAGCGGAGTATGCATTCCTGCGGGATTATTATTTCCGAGGAACCGCTGACAAATTTTACAGCCCTAGAGTTGCCACCAAAGGGATTTCCCATTGTACAATGGGATATGCATGTTGCTGAAGAGGTCGGTTTTGAAAAATTTGATATTTTATCACAAAGAGGGCTTGGTACGATTAACGATACCGTAAGACTACTGGAAGAAAAAAGGGGAATTAAAGTCAATATAAAAGACACTACGATTTCTAAAGATGAACAAAAATGCAATGAATATTTAAGTCAGGGTAGAACCATAGGCTGTTTTTATATTGAATCGCCCGCTATGCGCGGTTTACTCAGAAGGTTAAAGTGTGATAACTATAAAGTATTGGTTGCTGCTTCATCCATTATCAGACCAGGTGTTGCCCAATCGGGAATGATGCGGGAATACATCTTTAGGCATAACAACCCGGACAAGTTTGAATATTTCCATCCTGTTTTTGAGAATCAGTTAGGGGAAACCTATGGCATTATGGTATATCAAGAAGACGTGATCAAGATCGCATTGCATTATGGAGGGGTTTCTGCTGCTGACGGGGATATCCTGCGAAGAGCAATGAGCGGAAAAGGTAGGTCGTTAAGTGCACTTCAAAAAGTTAAGGATGATTTTTTTGCATCTTGCAGAGAACAGGGGCATCCTGAGGAGTTGAGTAAAGAAATTTACCGGCAGATCGAATCTTTTGCAGGGTATTCATTTTGTAAGGCCCATTCCGCTTCCTATGCAGTGGAAAGTTATCAATCGCTTTACCTGAAAGTTTATTATCCATTGGAGTTTATGGTTTCGGCGATAAATAATATGGGCGGTTTCTATAGGACAGAGGTCTATGTACATGAGGCAAGGATGTCAGGGGGTATTATATTGAATCCATGTGTCAATAGAAGCGAGTACGAAACAACGATTTATGGAGAGGAAATATATCTGGGACTGATGCTTCTTGAAAAAGTCGAATCGAAACTCGCTCAGCTGATACCGAAGGAAAGAAAGGCAAATGGGGAGTATAGGTCAATGGAAGATTTTATCAAGAGGGTTCCAATTGGTATTGAGACTTTGCAGACGTTGATTTTTATCGGAGCATTTCGTTTTTCAGGTGTTCCAAAGAATGAACTATTGCTCAAAGCGCGCATTTTACTGGGGGATTTTAAACCGGAGAAAAGATTTCAAACTCTTTTTGAAGAACCGGCGAAGGAGTATAAATTTCCGGAGCTAAAAAGAAATATGTTTGAGGATGCCTTTGATGAGATAGAGATATTAAGCTTTCCGGTTTCCTGTACGCCATTCGATCTGCTACAAACCAAGTACAGAGGAACAGTGATGGCAAAGGAACTTACGCATCATCACAAAAAAGAGGTGAAGATGCTTGCCTATCTGATCTCAAGAAAACACGTCCCGACGAAACGGGGAACAATGTACTTCGGAACATGGATAGATGTGGAAGGAAACTATTTTGATACAGCTCATTTCCCGAACTGCCTTGAAAAATATCCTTTTCAGGGTGGGGGATGTTATTTGCTTTTGGGAATAGTCGAAGTGGACTTTCATTTTCCGACAATTACCATCACCAAGATGGCAAAGATGCCATTTATTGCTGATCCAAGGTATTCGCACGATGAGGAAAAGAAATATGAGGCGCAACAGCGGATCAAGGAAGATGTCAGTTTGACTTTTAGAGCGCCTTATCCGCAGGAGCATGAAATTGGACTTCCAAGGAAAAAACTTTAA
- the dinB gene encoding DNA polymerase IV: MERSIVHLDLDTFFVSCERLINSSLDGIPLIIGGGDRGVVSSCSYEARTFGVRSAMPMKMALRLCPQAKVVKGDMELYSKMSHMVTEVIEESAPVMEKASIDEFYLDLTGMDRFFGAYKWTNELGAKIEKETGLPISYALSTNKTVSKIGTGESKPHGHREIPSFGVQSFLNPLSIKKMPMVGSATFQLFSRVGIRTIGTLSEMPVDVLQQMIGKNGVDLWKKANGIDETPVIPYSERKSISKERTFSSDTMDVFEVKSLISGMAEQLAHQLRQEKWLTSTVVIKIRYSNFDTESKQCRVSYTSSDHTLARVALELFDKIYTRRMRLRLVGLRLTDLVHGSYQMNLFEDNAELISLYQAMDNIKNRFGKGAVGRAVGFNFSR; this comes from the coding sequence ATGGAGCGATCGATAGTGCATTTGGACCTGGATACGTTTTTCGTATCCTGCGAAAGACTGATAAATTCCAGTTTAGATGGGATTCCACTGATCATTGGTGGAGGTGACAGGGGTGTTGTTTCTTCATGTAGCTATGAAGCAAGAACGTTCGGGGTACGGTCAGCTATGCCCATGAAAATGGCGCTTCGTCTCTGCCCGCAAGCAAAAGTTGTTAAGGGTGATATGGAACTGTATTCCAAGATGTCACATATGGTCACTGAGGTGATCGAGGAAAGTGCCCCGGTAATGGAAAAGGCTTCAATCGATGAGTTTTATCTGGATCTAACTGGGATGGACAGGTTTTTCGGAGCTTATAAATGGACCAACGAACTCGGAGCCAAGATCGAGAAGGAAACAGGTTTACCCATCAGTTATGCACTATCGACGAATAAAACGGTAAGTAAGATCGGGACTGGCGAGTCAAAGCCTCACGGACATCGAGAGATTCCTTCATTTGGTGTTCAGTCATTTTTAAATCCTTTGTCTATAAAAAAAATGCCGATGGTCGGGAGTGCAACTTTCCAGCTTTTTTCGAGAGTCGGTATCCGGACTATCGGCACACTTTCAGAAATGCCTGTTGATGTCCTACAGCAGATGATTGGAAAAAATGGAGTCGATCTGTGGAAAAAGGCGAATGGTATTGACGAAACCCCTGTTATACCTTATTCCGAAAGAAAGTCAATTTCAAAAGAGAGAACTTTTAGCAGTGATACGATGGATGTCTTTGAGGTTAAAAGCCTGATATCGGGTATGGCAGAGCAGCTTGCCCATCAGCTCCGTCAGGAAAAGTGGCTGACTTCTACAGTTGTGATCAAGATCAGATACTCCAACTTTGATACGGAGTCCAAGCAATGCCGGGTGAGCTATACCTCCTCAGACCATACATTGGCGCGGGTTGCGCTGGAACTTTTTGATAAGATTTATACGAGACGTATGCGGCTCCGTTTAGTGGGTTTACGATTGACGGATCTCGTTCACGGTAGCTACCAGATGAATCTTTTTGAAGACAATGCTGAACTGATCAGTTTATATCAGGCGATGGACAACATCAAAAACCGTTTCGGTAAAGGTGCGGTAGGTCGTGCTGTAGGTTTTAATTTTTCACGTTAG
- a CDS encoding XRE family transcriptional regulator: MSTRSILADNIRYLRMQQIPELSQQQIADRLFVTRVSYAKYETAKASPPLEVLLAISRYYHISTDLLLTVDLRKYKLQEMLNLPDNRILLPIKTDSLGENKIEIIPYKASMGYLSGYADPEYIEGLQTMSLPFLHNGKYRAFPAVGDSMPPYQDGTYIVGKYVESIQDISVGKTHVLVTRTGFTFKRIETINDSSITVKSDNTFYDSYDISFADLWEVWQYAGSFSSREQEIIDFAGDDIKSMLIKLMQEVRELKAR; this comes from the coding sequence ATGTCAACACGCTCTATTTTAGCTGATAACATAAGGTATTTAAGGATGCAGCAGATACCGGAACTCTCGCAACAGCAGATTGCTGACAGGCTGTTTGTGACAAGAGTTTCTTATGCAAAATATGAGACCGCAAAAGCTTCGCCTCCGCTGGAAGTTTTGCTAGCGATTTCAAGATATTACCACATCAGTACAGATCTGCTGCTGACTGTAGATCTAAGAAAATATAAGCTGCAGGAAATGCTTAACCTTCCGGATAATAGAATCCTGCTACCCATAAAAACTGATTCATTAGGAGAAAATAAAATAGAAATAATACCCTATAAAGCCTCAATGGGCTATCTTTCAGGATATGCTGATCCAGAATATATTGAAGGTCTGCAAACAATGTCACTACCATTCCTTCATAATGGAAAATATAGAGCTTTTCCAGCAGTAGGCGATTCAATGCCTCCCTATCAGGATGGTACCTACATTGTCGGAAAATACGTTGAGAGTATTCAAGATATCAGTGTAGGCAAAACGCATGTACTGGTAACCCGCACAGGATTTACTTTCAAACGCATTGAAACTATCAACGACAGTTCCATTACCGTAAAATCTGACAACACATTTTATGATAGTTACGATATTTCATTTGCCGACCTTTGGGAGGTTTGGCAATATGCAGGCAGCTTTTCATCTAGGGAACAGGAAATAATTGACTTCGCTGGAGATGACATAAAATCAATGCTGATAAAATTGATGCAAGAGGTAAGGGAATTAAAAGCCCGATAA
- a CDS encoding DUF2314 domain-containing protein, whose translation MKNILEFEINDDYLYLLYKAKNTIWYFNEIIGDGYCGYSAIKFKNKSEIFVWLENVRVENGRYHGVLPENNEVHSILIAEAVDWMLIVDQRLIGGYTIRYYNETLSEDKKVDFEIHCGFRIDLGNDLYKADRSTAEGAIIALENFYSEKNIEGVLSCKDFNMEAENVLLESNLEFSKDIHSKIKTVLKISLLEDLERNGFPNFENIERVFTLLDSRAGQQFIEERIIFEDGSTVSNKFWVGFIKDDGWKVLNLVD comes from the coding sequence ATGAAAAATATCTTAGAATTCGAGATAAATGACGATTATCTCTACTTATTATATAAGGCAAAAAACACAATTTGGTATTTCAATGAAATAATTGGTGATGGTTATTGCGGTTATTCGGCCATTAAATTTAAGAATAAGAGCGAAATTTTTGTGTGGTTGGAAAATGTCAGAGTTGAGAACGGCCGTTACCACGGCGTGTTGCCAGAAAACAACGAGGTCCATAGTATTTTGATTGCTGAGGCTGTAGATTGGATGTTAATTGTGGATCAGCGGTTGATTGGAGGTTATACAATTCGATATTACAATGAGACATTGTCAGAAGATAAAAAGGTTGATTTCGAGATACACTGTGGATTTCGGATTGATCTTGGAAATGATTTATATAAGGCAGACCGTTCAACTGCGGAAGGGGCAATTATTGCACTTGAGAATTTTTACAGTGAAAAAAATATAGAAGGTGTTCTTTCATGTAAGGATTTTAATATGGAAGCTGAAAATGTTCTGCTTGAAAGCAATTTGGAATTTAGCAAGGACATACATTCAAAAATTAAAACCGTTCTTAAAATATCATTATTAGAAGATCTTGAAAGGAATGGATTTCCAAATTTCGAAAACATAGAAAGGGTATTTACATTGCTTGATAGTCGGGCAGGGCAGCAGTTTATTGAGGAAAGGATAATATTTGAAGATGGCTCAACGGTAAGTAATAAATTTTGGGTAGGTTTTATAAAAGATGATGGCTGGAAAGTACTGAACCTAGTTGACTGA
- a CDS encoding ribonuclease E inhibitor RraB: MIRVLVVLFVLAISLSCDKKTDKVIVDSSSVVDYKIIESTYSDAEKAIEELDRKAVIDLYKNGIERNSKHKIEFFFISSSAENAKKLNKYLELMGYTAGYRQMHDKKDFAVIGYTKPVSINEEAVVGWAKEMSKIAEKNSSVFDGWQIAVK, translated from the coding sequence ATGATTAGAGTATTAGTTGTATTATTTGTTCTTGCAATTAGTCTTTCTTGCGATAAGAAGACAGACAAAGTGATTGTTGATTCGTCTTCTGTTGTAGACTACAAGATTATTGAGTCGACGTATTCTGATGCCGAAAAGGCCATAGAGGAGTTAGATAGAAAGGCGGTTATTGATTTGTACAAAAATGGAATTGAAAGGAATTCAAAACATAAAATTGAATTCTTCTTTATAAGTTCAAGTGCGGAAAATGCAAAGAAATTAAATAAATACTTAGAACTTATGGGGTATACAGCTGGATATAGGCAGATGCATGATAAAAAGGATTTTGCCGTAATTGGTTACACAAAGCCTGTCTCAATTAACGAAGAGGCAGTTGTTGGATGGGCAAAAGAAATGTCTAAAATAGCAGAAAAGAATAGTAGTGTTTTTGATGGATGGCAGATTGCTGTGAAGTAA